One part of the Salmo salar chromosome ssa10, Ssal_v3.1, whole genome shotgun sequence genome encodes these proteins:
- the LOC106560546 gene encoding LIM/homeobox protein Lhx9 isoform X2, producing the protein MPVSQQNLSDALSLPDAELYMEVVGYKAEASCCTLRRSRAGAMLFHGISGDHIQGIMEEMERRSKTDSRLAKGVRLNGREATMPSMGPEKPALCAGCGGKISDRYYLLAVDKQWHLRCLKCCECKQHLESELTCFAKDGSIYCKEDYYRFSVQRCARCHLGISASEMVMRARDSVYHLSCFTCTTCNKTLTTGDHFGMKDSLVYCRVHFETISQGEYPHPGLNYAEMAAKGGGLALPYFNGTGTAQKGRPRKRKSPAMGIDITSYNSGCNENDGEHLDRDQAYPPAQKNKRMRTSFKHHQLRTMKSYFAINHNPDAKDLKQLAQKTGLTKRVLQVWFQNARAKFRRNVLRQENGVDKADGTSLPPPSSDSGALTPPSSAATLTDLTNPSITVVTSVTSSLDSHDSGSPSQTTLTNLF; encoded by the exons atgcctgtctCGCAGCAGAACCTGTCGGATGCTCTGAGCCTACCGGACGCAGAGCTGTATATGGAAGTTGTGGGCTATAAGGCAGAAGCGAGCTGTTGCACATTGCGTCGTTCAAGAGCGGGAGCCATGCTGTTCCACGGGATCTCCGGTGACCACATCCAGGGCatcatggaggagatggagaggagatccAAAACCGACTCGCGCCTGGCCAAGGGCGTGCGGCTCAACGGAAGGGAAGCG ACCATGCCTTCAATGGGCCCTGAGAAACCCGCGTTGTGTGCCGGCTGTGGAGGCAAAATATCGGATAGATATTATCTGCTCGCTGTGGACAAACAATGGCACCTACGGTGCCTCAAATGCTGTGAATGTAAACAGCATTTGGAGTCAGAGCTCACGTGTTTCGCCAAGGATGGCAGCATCTACTGCAAGGAGGATTACTACAG GTTCTCGGTGCAGAGGTGCGCTCGCTGCCACCTCGGGATCTCAGCATCTGAGATGGTGATGCGCGCGAGGGACTCCGTGTACCACCTGAGTTGCTTCACGTGCACCACGTGCAACAAGACCCTGACCACAGGCGACCACTTCGGCATGAAGGACAGCCTGGTGTACTGCCGGGTCCACTTCGAGACCATATCCCAGGGAGAGTACCCCCACCCTGGCCTCAACTATGCCGAGATGGCGGCTAAAGGTGGAGGTCTGGCGCTGCCATACTTCAATGGGACCGGAACGGCCCAGAAGGGAAGGCCTCGGAAGAGGAAGAGCCCCGCCATGGGCATAGACATCACCAGCTACAACTCag GTTGTAATGAGAATGATGGGGAACACCTGGACCGTGACCAGGCCTACCCTCCAGCCCAGAAGAACAAGCGCATGCGAACCTCCTTCAAGCACCACCAGCTCCGCACCATGAAGTCCTACTTTGCTATCAACCACAACCCCGACGCCAAGGACCTCAAACAGCTGGCCCAGAAGACAGGCCTCACCAAAAGAGTTCTACAG GTATGGTTCCAAAACGCAAGAGCCAAATTCAGAAGGAACGTTTTGCGACAGGAGAATGGTGTTGACAAGGCCGACGGCACGTCACTCCCTCCGCCCTCGTCCGACAGCGGCGCTCTGACGCCCCCCTCCAGCGCGGCCACACTAACAGACCTGACCAATCCCTCTATCACTGTAGTGACCTCCGTCACGTCTAGTTTGGACAGCCATGATTCGGGGAGCCCCTCACAGACTACCTTGACAAACCTTTTCTAG
- the LOC106560546 gene encoding LIM/homeobox protein Lhx9 isoform X4, with the protein MPVSQQNLSDALSLPDAELYMEVVGYKAEASCCTLRRSRAGAMLFHGISGDHIQGIMEEMERRSKTDSRLAKGVRLNGREATMPSMGPEKPALCAGCGGKISDRYYLLAVDKQWHLRCLKCCECKQHLESELTCFAKDGSIYCKEDYYRRFSVQRCARCHLGISASEMVMRARDSVYHLSCFTCTTCNKTLTTGDHFGMKDSLVYCRVHFETISQGEYPHPGLNYAEMAAKGGGLALPYFNGTGTAQKGRPRKRKSPAMGIDITSYNSGCNENDGEHLDRDQAYPPAQKNKRMRTSFKHHQLRTMKSYFAINHNPDAKDLKQLAQKTGLTKRVLQGEQILGHYSQTSRRLKIP; encoded by the exons atgcctgtctCGCAGCAGAACCTGTCGGATGCTCTGAGCCTACCGGACGCAGAGCTGTATATGGAAGTTGTGGGCTATAAGGCAGAAGCGAGCTGTTGCACATTGCGTCGTTCAAGAGCGGGAGCCATGCTGTTCCACGGGATCTCCGGTGACCACATCCAGGGCatcatggaggagatggagaggagatccAAAACCGACTCGCGCCTGGCCAAGGGCGTGCGGCTCAACGGAAGGGAAGCG ACCATGCCTTCAATGGGCCCTGAGAAACCCGCGTTGTGTGCCGGCTGTGGAGGCAAAATATCGGATAGATATTATCTGCTCGCTGTGGACAAACAATGGCACCTACGGTGCCTCAAATGCTGTGAATGTAAACAGCATTTGGAGTCAGAGCTCACGTGTTTCGCCAAGGATGGCAGCATCTACTGCAAGGAGGATTACTACAG AAGGTTCTCGGTGCAGAGGTGCGCTCGCTGCCACCTCGGGATCTCAGCATCTGAGATGGTGATGCGCGCGAGGGACTCCGTGTACCACCTGAGTTGCTTCACGTGCACCACGTGCAACAAGACCCTGACCACAGGCGACCACTTCGGCATGAAGGACAGCCTGGTGTACTGCCGGGTCCACTTCGAGACCATATCCCAGGGAGAGTACCCCCACCCTGGCCTCAACTATGCCGAGATGGCGGCTAAAGGTGGAGGTCTGGCGCTGCCATACTTCAATGGGACCGGAACGGCCCAGAAGGGAAGGCCTCGGAAGAGGAAGAGCCCCGCCATGGGCATAGACATCACCAGCTACAACTCag GTTGTAATGAGAATGATGGGGAACACCTGGACCGTGACCAGGCCTACCCTCCAGCCCAGAAGAACAAGCGCATGCGAACCTCCTTCAAGCACCACCAGCTCCGCACCATGAAGTCCTACTTTGCTATCAACCACAACCCCGACGCCAAGGACCTCAAACAGCTGGCCCAGAAGACAGGCCTCACCAAAAGAGTTCTACAG GGAGAACAAATCTTGGGGCATTACAGCCAAACTTCCCGACGTTTGAAAATTCCCTAA
- the LOC106560546 gene encoding LIM/homeobox protein Lhx9 isoform X3, with product MEVVGYKAEASCCTLRRSRAGAMLFHGISGDHIQGIMEEMERRSKTDSRLAKGVRLNGREATMPSMGPEKPALCAGCGGKISDRYYLLAVDKQWHLRCLKCCECKQHLESELTCFAKDGSIYCKEDYYRRFSVQRCARCHLGISASEMVMRARDSVYHLSCFTCTTCNKTLTTGDHFGMKDSLVYCRVHFETISQGEYPHPGLNYAEMAAKGGGLALPYFNGTGTAQKGRPRKRKSPAMGIDITSYNSGCNENDGEHLDRDQAYPPAQKNKRMRTSFKHHQLRTMKSYFAINHNPDAKDLKQLAQKTGLTKRVLQVWFQNARAKFRRNVLRQENGVDKADGTSLPPPSSDSGALTPPSSAATLTDLTNPSITVVTSVTSSLDSHDSGSPSQTTLTNLF from the exons ATGGAAGTTGTGGGCTATAAGGCAGAAGCGAGCTGTTGCACATTGCGTCGTTCAAGAGCGGGAGCCATGCTGTTCCACGGGATCTCCGGTGACCACATCCAGGGCatcatggaggagatggagaggagatccAAAACCGACTCGCGCCTGGCCAAGGGCGTGCGGCTCAACGGAAGGGAAGCG ACCATGCCTTCAATGGGCCCTGAGAAACCCGCGTTGTGTGCCGGCTGTGGAGGCAAAATATCGGATAGATATTATCTGCTCGCTGTGGACAAACAATGGCACCTACGGTGCCTCAAATGCTGTGAATGTAAACAGCATTTGGAGTCAGAGCTCACGTGTTTCGCCAAGGATGGCAGCATCTACTGCAAGGAGGATTACTACAG AAGGTTCTCGGTGCAGAGGTGCGCTCGCTGCCACCTCGGGATCTCAGCATCTGAGATGGTGATGCGCGCGAGGGACTCCGTGTACCACCTGAGTTGCTTCACGTGCACCACGTGCAACAAGACCCTGACCACAGGCGACCACTTCGGCATGAAGGACAGCCTGGTGTACTGCCGGGTCCACTTCGAGACCATATCCCAGGGAGAGTACCCCCACCCTGGCCTCAACTATGCCGAGATGGCGGCTAAAGGTGGAGGTCTGGCGCTGCCATACTTCAATGGGACCGGAACGGCCCAGAAGGGAAGGCCTCGGAAGAGGAAGAGCCCCGCCATGGGCATAGACATCACCAGCTACAACTCag GTTGTAATGAGAATGATGGGGAACACCTGGACCGTGACCAGGCCTACCCTCCAGCCCAGAAGAACAAGCGCATGCGAACCTCCTTCAAGCACCACCAGCTCCGCACCATGAAGTCCTACTTTGCTATCAACCACAACCCCGACGCCAAGGACCTCAAACAGCTGGCCCAGAAGACAGGCCTCACCAAAAGAGTTCTACAG GTATGGTTCCAAAACGCAAGAGCCAAATTCAGAAGGAACGTTTTGCGACAGGAGAATGGTGTTGACAAGGCCGACGGCACGTCACTCCCTCCGCCCTCGTCCGACAGCGGCGCTCTGACGCCCCCCTCCAGCGCGGCCACACTAACAGACCTGACCAATCCCTCTATCACTGTAGTGACCTCCGTCACGTCTAGTTTGGACAGCCATGATTCGGGGAGCCCCTCACAGACTACCTTGACAAACCTTTTCTAG
- the LOC106560546 gene encoding LIM/homeobox protein Lhx9 isoform X5 codes for MRKKTMPSMGPEKPALCAGCGGKISDRYYLLAVDKQWHLRCLKCCECKQHLESELTCFAKDGSIYCKEDYYRRFSVQRCARCHLGISASEMVMRARDSVYHLSCFTCTTCNKTLTTGDHFGMKDSLVYCRVHFETISQGEYPHPGLNYAEMAAKGGGLALPYFNGTGTAQKGRPRKRKSPAMGIDITSYNSGCNENDGEHLDRDQAYPPAQKNKRMRTSFKHHQLRTMKSYFAINHNPDAKDLKQLAQKTGLTKRVLQVWFQNARAKFRRNVLRQENGVDKADGTSLPPPSSDSGALTPPSSAATLTDLTNPSITVVTSVTSSLDSHDSGSPSQTTLTNLF; via the exons ATGCGCAAGAAG ACCATGCCTTCAATGGGCCCTGAGAAACCCGCGTTGTGTGCCGGCTGTGGAGGCAAAATATCGGATAGATATTATCTGCTCGCTGTGGACAAACAATGGCACCTACGGTGCCTCAAATGCTGTGAATGTAAACAGCATTTGGAGTCAGAGCTCACGTGTTTCGCCAAGGATGGCAGCATCTACTGCAAGGAGGATTACTACAG AAGGTTCTCGGTGCAGAGGTGCGCTCGCTGCCACCTCGGGATCTCAGCATCTGAGATGGTGATGCGCGCGAGGGACTCCGTGTACCACCTGAGTTGCTTCACGTGCACCACGTGCAACAAGACCCTGACCACAGGCGACCACTTCGGCATGAAGGACAGCCTGGTGTACTGCCGGGTCCACTTCGAGACCATATCCCAGGGAGAGTACCCCCACCCTGGCCTCAACTATGCCGAGATGGCGGCTAAAGGTGGAGGTCTGGCGCTGCCATACTTCAATGGGACCGGAACGGCCCAGAAGGGAAGGCCTCGGAAGAGGAAGAGCCCCGCCATGGGCATAGACATCACCAGCTACAACTCag GTTGTAATGAGAATGATGGGGAACACCTGGACCGTGACCAGGCCTACCCTCCAGCCCAGAAGAACAAGCGCATGCGAACCTCCTTCAAGCACCACCAGCTCCGCACCATGAAGTCCTACTTTGCTATCAACCACAACCCCGACGCCAAGGACCTCAAACAGCTGGCCCAGAAGACAGGCCTCACCAAAAGAGTTCTACAG GTATGGTTCCAAAACGCAAGAGCCAAATTCAGAAGGAACGTTTTGCGACAGGAGAATGGTGTTGACAAGGCCGACGGCACGTCACTCCCTCCGCCCTCGTCCGACAGCGGCGCTCTGACGCCCCCCTCCAGCGCGGCCACACTAACAGACCTGACCAATCCCTCTATCACTGTAGTGACCTCCGTCACGTCTAGTTTGGACAGCCATGATTCGGGGAGCCCCTCACAGACTACCTTGACAAACCTTTTCTAG
- the LOC106560546 gene encoding LIM/homeobox protein Lhx9 isoform X1, with translation MPVSQQNLSDALSLPDAELYMEVVGYKAEASCCTLRRSRAGAMLFHGISGDHIQGIMEEMERRSKTDSRLAKGVRLNGREATMPSMGPEKPALCAGCGGKISDRYYLLAVDKQWHLRCLKCCECKQHLESELTCFAKDGSIYCKEDYYRRFSVQRCARCHLGISASEMVMRARDSVYHLSCFTCTTCNKTLTTGDHFGMKDSLVYCRVHFETISQGEYPHPGLNYAEMAAKGGGLALPYFNGTGTAQKGRPRKRKSPAMGIDITSYNSGCNENDGEHLDRDQAYPPAQKNKRMRTSFKHHQLRTMKSYFAINHNPDAKDLKQLAQKTGLTKRVLQVWFQNARAKFRRNVLRQENGVDKADGTSLPPPSSDSGALTPPSSAATLTDLTNPSITVVTSVTSSLDSHDSGSPSQTTLTNLF, from the exons atgcctgtctCGCAGCAGAACCTGTCGGATGCTCTGAGCCTACCGGACGCAGAGCTGTATATGGAAGTTGTGGGCTATAAGGCAGAAGCGAGCTGTTGCACATTGCGTCGTTCAAGAGCGGGAGCCATGCTGTTCCACGGGATCTCCGGTGACCACATCCAGGGCatcatggaggagatggagaggagatccAAAACCGACTCGCGCCTGGCCAAGGGCGTGCGGCTCAACGGAAGGGAAGCG ACCATGCCTTCAATGGGCCCTGAGAAACCCGCGTTGTGTGCCGGCTGTGGAGGCAAAATATCGGATAGATATTATCTGCTCGCTGTGGACAAACAATGGCACCTACGGTGCCTCAAATGCTGTGAATGTAAACAGCATTTGGAGTCAGAGCTCACGTGTTTCGCCAAGGATGGCAGCATCTACTGCAAGGAGGATTACTACAG AAGGTTCTCGGTGCAGAGGTGCGCTCGCTGCCACCTCGGGATCTCAGCATCTGAGATGGTGATGCGCGCGAGGGACTCCGTGTACCACCTGAGTTGCTTCACGTGCACCACGTGCAACAAGACCCTGACCACAGGCGACCACTTCGGCATGAAGGACAGCCTGGTGTACTGCCGGGTCCACTTCGAGACCATATCCCAGGGAGAGTACCCCCACCCTGGCCTCAACTATGCCGAGATGGCGGCTAAAGGTGGAGGTCTGGCGCTGCCATACTTCAATGGGACCGGAACGGCCCAGAAGGGAAGGCCTCGGAAGAGGAAGAGCCCCGCCATGGGCATAGACATCACCAGCTACAACTCag GTTGTAATGAGAATGATGGGGAACACCTGGACCGTGACCAGGCCTACCCTCCAGCCCAGAAGAACAAGCGCATGCGAACCTCCTTCAAGCACCACCAGCTCCGCACCATGAAGTCCTACTTTGCTATCAACCACAACCCCGACGCCAAGGACCTCAAACAGCTGGCCCAGAAGACAGGCCTCACCAAAAGAGTTCTACAG GTATGGTTCCAAAACGCAAGAGCCAAATTCAGAAGGAACGTTTTGCGACAGGAGAATGGTGTTGACAAGGCCGACGGCACGTCACTCCCTCCGCCCTCGTCCGACAGCGGCGCTCTGACGCCCCCCTCCAGCGCGGCCACACTAACAGACCTGACCAATCCCTCTATCACTGTAGTGACCTCCGTCACGTCTAGTTTGGACAGCCATGATTCGGGGAGCCCCTCACAGACTACCTTGACAAACCTTTTCTAG